Proteins encoded by one window of Aphidius gifuensis isolate YNYX2018 linkage group LG2, ASM1490517v1, whole genome shotgun sequence:
- the LOC122849011 gene encoding actin-binding LIM protein 2 isoform X3, which produces MGKTFCQSCKKKCSGEVLRVQDKYFHISCFKCAQCNSSLAQGGFFAKEGAYYCTKDYRERWGTRCAGCHEYVEGDVVTAGEKHAFHPNCFHCQRCRQPLLGQGTKVTLVQGQALCHRCVVIPVREATTPIGNKIIENNKNKNTTNKQANGETGACAGCNEKLQEGQALVALDRQWHVWCFKCQSCDSVLHGEYMGKDGVPYCEKDYQKQYGVKCAYCSRYISGKVLQAGENHHFHPTCARCTKCGDPFGDGEEMYLQGAAIWHPRCGPGPTDTNGIINGNGNGTSDIHTPQHRESEPISSSASEIQYSLRSRTPSLNGSFCSPYSSLSRKAYYPARTGSPGLILREYGRGDDISRICTYSYLTETPSQGYLRRPIQPYDKPPTSPHFHRPNSSRSIRSSGGRSSRSGMRALVDALSETRPKSPAANSQADNDEPIELAHYPDAMKPPPGAKPPIERDDFPAPPYPYTDPERRRRWSDTYKGVSDDEDDDVKINEDKDRINYSEGEKNYIKGVEKKLKKEQDELSKIGSGIATVFLQDIEKNRENLRHRAANVDPRNASRTPSAAREPTYRLRYESPVGASPSRNIDHARLWEDDDGVSCRSSTGPSYNAGRSSTRSPAPRYYSTFGNQRASTLPNAARHYQSGDFSFSGGLCDKTHSTDFSSGKSDISTGSITDVDRRALVCTSAPYYSRRISMNDVGVMPSSTTYTGGLVTVGSHGHHMRRSLPDMGAAPTEPPKLYPYHLLIITNYRLPADVDRCNLERHLSDAEFEVILQCSRTEFYRMPQWRRNEIKRRARLF; this is translated from the exons atgG gtAAAACATTTTGTcaatcatgtaaaaaaaaatgtagcggTGAAGTTTTAAGAGTACAAGACAAGTACTTCCACATATCTTGTTTTAAATGTGCACAATGTAATTCAAGTCTTGCACAAGGTGGTTTTTTTGCCAAAGAAGGTGCATATTATTGTACcaag gaTTATCGTGAACGGTGGGGAACAAGATGTGCTGGATGTCATGAATATGTTGAGGGTGATGTTGTAACTGCTGGTGAAAAACATGCATTTCATCCAAATTGTTTTCATTGTCAAAGATGTAGACAACCTTTACTTGGTCAAGGAACAAAAGTAACACTTGTACAAG gtCAAGCATTGTGTCATCGTTGTGTTGTTATACCAGTACGTGAAGCAACAACACCAAttggtaataaaataattgaaaataataaaaataaaaatacaacaaataaacaagCTAATGGTGAAACTGGTGCTTGTGCTGgatgtaatgaaaaattacaagaagGACAGGCACTTGTTGCACTGGATAGACAATGGCATGTATGGTGTTTCAAGTGTCAGAGTTGTGATAGTGTACTTCATGGAGAGTACATGGGAAA AGATGGTGTACCATATTGTGAAaaagattatcaaaaacaatatGGTGTTAAATGTGCGTACTGTAGTCGTTATATTAGTGGAAAAGTACTTCAAGCTGGTgaaaatcatcattttcatccaACTTGTGCACGTTGTACAAAATGTGGTGATCCATTTGGTGATGGTGAAGAAATGTATTTACAAGGTGCTGCAATATGGCATCCAAGATGTGGTCCAGGACCAACTGATACAAATGGTATTATTAATGGTAATGGTAATGGTACATCTGATATTCATACACCACAACACAGAGAATCTGAACCAATATCAAGTAGTGCCTCAGAAATAcag TATTCATTGAGATCACGTACCCCGAGTCTCAACGGATCATTTTGCAGTCCTTATAGCAGCTTAAGTCGCAAg GCTTATTATCCAGCACGAACTGGAAGTCCAGGTTTAATATTACGAGAATATGGCAGAGGTGATGATATATCAAGAATATGTACTTATTCATATTTAACTGAAACACCAAGTCAAGGATATTTAAGACGTCCAATTCAGCCTTATGATAAACCACCAACAAGTCCTCATTTTCATCGTCcaaatt caTCAAGATCAATTAGAAGTAGTGGTGGTCGTAGTAGTAGATCAGGAATGCGTGCTTTGGTTGATGCATTGAGTGAAACAAGACCAAAATCACCAGCAGCTAATAGTCAAGCTGATAATGATGAACCAATTGAATTGGCACATTATCCAGATGCAATGAAACCACCACCTGGTGCTAAACCACCAATTGAACGTGATGATTTTCCAGCACCACCATATCCATATACTGATCCTGAACGACGTAGGCGATGGTCAGATACATACAAA gGAGTttctgatgatgaagatgatgatgttaaaataaatgaagacaAAGATCGTATAAATTATTCAGaaggtgaaaaaaattatataaaaggagttgaaaaaaaattaaaaaaagaacaagatgAATTGAGTAAAATTGGTTCTGGTATTGCAACTGTATTTCTTCAAGATATCGAAAAAAATCGTGAAAATTTACGACATAGAGCTGCTAATGTTGATCCAAGAAATGCATCAAGAACACCATCAGCAGCTAGAGAACCTACATACAGACTTCGTTATGAAAGTCCCGTTGGTGCTT ctCCCTCGAGAAATATTGATCATGCTCGACTTTGGGAAGATGACGACGGTGTCAGTTGTAGATCAAGCACTGGTCCAAGTTACAACg CCGGAAGATCATCAACTCGTTCCCCAGCACCCAGATATTATTCAACTTTCGGTAATCAACGTGCTTCGACACTTCCAAATGCTGCTAGACACTATCAATCg gGTGATTTTTCATTCAGTGGAGGGCTATGCGATAAAACTCACAGCACAGATTTTTCTTCCGGTAAATCAGata TTTCAACAGGCAGCATCACAGACGTGGATCGCAGGGCACTGGTATGTACATCAGCCCCGTACTACTCACGAAGAATAAGCatg aatGACGTTGGTGTTATGCCTTCATCAACGACGTACACAGGAGGTTTAGTCACAGTAGGAAGTCACGGTCATCATATGCGAAGATCACTGCCGGACATGGGTGCCGCACCAACCGAACCACCAAAGCTATATCCTTATCACTTGCTTATCATAACAAACTATAGACTGCCTGCTGATGTTGATCGTTGCAATCTCGAG cGACACTTGTCAGATGCAGAGTTTGAAGTTATTCTTCAATGTAGTCGCACTGAATTTTACCGGATGCCACAATGGCGTCGTAATGAAATAAAACGACGTGCTCGTCTCTTTTAA
- the LOC122849011 gene encoding actin-binding LIM protein 2 isoform X5 — MGKTFCQSCKKKCSGEVLRVQDKYFHISCFKCAQCNSSLAQGGFFAKEGAYYCTKDYRERWGTRCAGCHEYVEGDVVTAGEKHAFHPNCFHCQRCRQPLLGQGTKVTLVQGQALCHRCVVIPVREATTPIGNKIIENNKNKNTTNKQANGETGACAGCNEKLQEGQALVALDRQWHVWCFKCQSCDSVLHGEYMGKDGVPYCEKDYQKQYGVKCAYCSRYISGKVLQAGENHHFHPTCARCTKCGDPFGDGEEMYLQGAAIWHPRCGPGPTDTNGIINGNGNGTSDIHTPQHRESEPISSSASEIQYSLRSRTPSLNGSFCSPYSSLSRKQAYYPARTGSPGLILREYGRGDDISRICTYSYLTETPSQGYLRRPIQPYDKPPTSPHFHRPNSSRSIRSSGGRSSRSGMRALVDALSETRPKSPAANSQADNDEPIELAHYPDAMKPPPGAKPPIERDDFPAPPYPYTDPERRRRWSDTYKGVSDDEDDDVKINEDKDRINYSEGEKNYIKGVEKKLKKEQDELSKIGSGIATVFLQDIEKNRENLRHRAANVDPRNASRTPSAAREPTYRLRYESPVGASPSRNIDHARLWEDDDGVSCRSSTGPSYNVVSSLRHIPKPGYGLAPRSHTFSSTGGSVSALPGDFSFSGGLCDKTHSTDFSSGKSDISTGSITDVDRRALNDVGVMPSSTTYTGGLVTVGSHGHHMRRSLPDMGAAPTEPPKLYPYHLLIITNYRLPADVDRCNLERHLSDAEFEVILQCSRTEFYRMPQWRRNEIKRRARLF; from the exons atgG gtAAAACATTTTGTcaatcatgtaaaaaaaaatgtagcggTGAAGTTTTAAGAGTACAAGACAAGTACTTCCACATATCTTGTTTTAAATGTGCACAATGTAATTCAAGTCTTGCACAAGGTGGTTTTTTTGCCAAAGAAGGTGCATATTATTGTACcaag gaTTATCGTGAACGGTGGGGAACAAGATGTGCTGGATGTCATGAATATGTTGAGGGTGATGTTGTAACTGCTGGTGAAAAACATGCATTTCATCCAAATTGTTTTCATTGTCAAAGATGTAGACAACCTTTACTTGGTCAAGGAACAAAAGTAACACTTGTACAAG gtCAAGCATTGTGTCATCGTTGTGTTGTTATACCAGTACGTGAAGCAACAACACCAAttggtaataaaataattgaaaataataaaaataaaaatacaacaaataaacaagCTAATGGTGAAACTGGTGCTTGTGCTGgatgtaatgaaaaattacaagaagGACAGGCACTTGTTGCACTGGATAGACAATGGCATGTATGGTGTTTCAAGTGTCAGAGTTGTGATAGTGTACTTCATGGAGAGTACATGGGAAA AGATGGTGTACCATATTGTGAAaaagattatcaaaaacaatatGGTGTTAAATGTGCGTACTGTAGTCGTTATATTAGTGGAAAAGTACTTCAAGCTGGTgaaaatcatcattttcatccaACTTGTGCACGTTGTACAAAATGTGGTGATCCATTTGGTGATGGTGAAGAAATGTATTTACAAGGTGCTGCAATATGGCATCCAAGATGTGGTCCAGGACCAACTGATACAAATGGTATTATTAATGGTAATGGTAATGGTACATCTGATATTCATACACCACAACACAGAGAATCTGAACCAATATCAAGTAGTGCCTCAGAAATAcag TATTCATTGAGATCACGTACCCCGAGTCTCAACGGATCATTTTGCAGTCCTTATAGCAGCTTAAGTCGCAAg caGGCTTATTATCCAGCACGAACTGGAAGTCCAGGTTTAATATTACGAGAATATGGCAGAGGTGATGATATATCAAGAATATGTACTTATTCATATTTAACTGAAACACCAAGTCAAGGATATTTAAGACGTCCAATTCAGCCTTATGATAAACCACCAACAAGTCCTCATTTTCATCGTCcaaatt caTCAAGATCAATTAGAAGTAGTGGTGGTCGTAGTAGTAGATCAGGAATGCGTGCTTTGGTTGATGCATTGAGTGAAACAAGACCAAAATCACCAGCAGCTAATAGTCAAGCTGATAATGATGAACCAATTGAATTGGCACATTATCCAGATGCAATGAAACCACCACCTGGTGCTAAACCACCAATTGAACGTGATGATTTTCCAGCACCACCATATCCATATACTGATCCTGAACGACGTAGGCGATGGTCAGATACATACAAA gGAGTttctgatgatgaagatgatgatgttaaaataaatgaagacaAAGATCGTATAAATTATTCAGaaggtgaaaaaaattatataaaaggagttgaaaaaaaattaaaaaaagaacaagatgAATTGAGTAAAATTGGTTCTGGTATTGCAACTGTATTTCTTCAAGATATCGAAAAAAATCGTGAAAATTTACGACATAGAGCTGCTAATGTTGATCCAAGAAATGCATCAAGAACACCATCAGCAGCTAGAGAACCTACATACAGACTTCGTTATGAAAGTCCCGTTGGTGCTT ctCCCTCGAGAAATATTGATCATGCTCGACTTTGGGAAGATGACGACGGTGTCAGTTGTAGATCAAGCACTGGTCCAAGTTACAACg TTGTGAGCTCACTTCGGCACATCCCAAAGCCGGGATACGGTCTGGCACCGCGAAGTCACACCTTCTCGTCGACTGGCGGTTCTGTATCTGCCCTTCCT gGTGATTTTTCATTCAGTGGAGGGCTATGCGATAAAACTCACAGCACAGATTTTTCTTCCGGTAAATCAGata TTTCAACAGGCAGCATCACAGACGTGGATCGCAGGGCACTG aatGACGTTGGTGTTATGCCTTCATCAACGACGTACACAGGAGGTTTAGTCACAGTAGGAAGTCACGGTCATCATATGCGAAGATCACTGCCGGACATGGGTGCCGCACCAACCGAACCACCAAAGCTATATCCTTATCACTTGCTTATCATAACAAACTATAGACTGCCTGCTGATGTTGATCGTTGCAATCTCGAG cGACACTTGTCAGATGCAGAGTTTGAAGTTATTCTTCAATGTAGTCGCACTGAATTTTACCGGATGCCACAATGGCGTCGTAATGAAATAAAACGACGTGCTCGTCTCTTTTAA
- the LOC122849011 gene encoding actin-binding LIM protein 2 isoform X2 — MGKTFCQSCKKKCSGEVLRVQDKYFHISCFKCAQCNSSLAQGGFFAKEGAYYCTKDYRERWGTRCAGCHEYVEGDVVTAGEKHAFHPNCFHCQRCRQPLLGQGTKVTLVQGQALCHRCVVIPVREATTPIGNKIIENNKNKNTTNKQANGETGACAGCNEKLQEGQALVALDRQWHVWCFKCQSCDSVLHGEYMGKDGVPYCEKDYQKQYGVKCAYCSRYISGKVLQAGENHHFHPTCARCTKCGDPFGDGEEMYLQGAAIWHPRCGPGPTDTNGIINGNGNGTSDIHTPQHRESEPISSSASEIQYSLRSRTPSLNGSFCSPYSSLSRKQAYYPARTGSPGLILREYGRGDDISRICTYSYLTETPSQGYLRRPIQPYDKPPTSPHFHRPNSSRSIRSSGGRSSRSGMRALVDALSETRPKSPAANSQADNDEPIELAHYPDAMKPPPGAKPPIERDDFPAPPYPYTDPERRRRWSDTYKGVSDDEDDDVKINEDKDRINYSEGEKNYIKGVEKKLKKEQDELSKIGSGIATVFLQDIEKNRENLRHRAANVDPRNASRTPSAAREPTYRLRYESPVGASPSRNIDHARLWEDDDGVSCRSSTGPSYNVVSSLRHIPKPGYGLAPRSHTFSSTGGSVSALPGDFSFSGGLCDKTHSTDFSSGKSDISTGSITDVDRRALVCTSAPYYSRRISMNDVGVMPSSTTYTGGLVTVGSHGHHMRRSLPDMGAAPTEPPKLYPYHLLIITNYRLPADVDRCNLERHLSDAEFEVILQCSRTEFYRMPQWRRNEIKRRARLF; from the exons atgG gtAAAACATTTTGTcaatcatgtaaaaaaaaatgtagcggTGAAGTTTTAAGAGTACAAGACAAGTACTTCCACATATCTTGTTTTAAATGTGCACAATGTAATTCAAGTCTTGCACAAGGTGGTTTTTTTGCCAAAGAAGGTGCATATTATTGTACcaag gaTTATCGTGAACGGTGGGGAACAAGATGTGCTGGATGTCATGAATATGTTGAGGGTGATGTTGTAACTGCTGGTGAAAAACATGCATTTCATCCAAATTGTTTTCATTGTCAAAGATGTAGACAACCTTTACTTGGTCAAGGAACAAAAGTAACACTTGTACAAG gtCAAGCATTGTGTCATCGTTGTGTTGTTATACCAGTACGTGAAGCAACAACACCAAttggtaataaaataattgaaaataataaaaataaaaatacaacaaataaacaagCTAATGGTGAAACTGGTGCTTGTGCTGgatgtaatgaaaaattacaagaagGACAGGCACTTGTTGCACTGGATAGACAATGGCATGTATGGTGTTTCAAGTGTCAGAGTTGTGATAGTGTACTTCATGGAGAGTACATGGGAAA AGATGGTGTACCATATTGTGAAaaagattatcaaaaacaatatGGTGTTAAATGTGCGTACTGTAGTCGTTATATTAGTGGAAAAGTACTTCAAGCTGGTgaaaatcatcattttcatccaACTTGTGCACGTTGTACAAAATGTGGTGATCCATTTGGTGATGGTGAAGAAATGTATTTACAAGGTGCTGCAATATGGCATCCAAGATGTGGTCCAGGACCAACTGATACAAATGGTATTATTAATGGTAATGGTAATGGTACATCTGATATTCATACACCACAACACAGAGAATCTGAACCAATATCAAGTAGTGCCTCAGAAATAcag TATTCATTGAGATCACGTACCCCGAGTCTCAACGGATCATTTTGCAGTCCTTATAGCAGCTTAAGTCGCAAg caGGCTTATTATCCAGCACGAACTGGAAGTCCAGGTTTAATATTACGAGAATATGGCAGAGGTGATGATATATCAAGAATATGTACTTATTCATATTTAACTGAAACACCAAGTCAAGGATATTTAAGACGTCCAATTCAGCCTTATGATAAACCACCAACAAGTCCTCATTTTCATCGTCcaaatt caTCAAGATCAATTAGAAGTAGTGGTGGTCGTAGTAGTAGATCAGGAATGCGTGCTTTGGTTGATGCATTGAGTGAAACAAGACCAAAATCACCAGCAGCTAATAGTCAAGCTGATAATGATGAACCAATTGAATTGGCACATTATCCAGATGCAATGAAACCACCACCTGGTGCTAAACCACCAATTGAACGTGATGATTTTCCAGCACCACCATATCCATATACTGATCCTGAACGACGTAGGCGATGGTCAGATACATACAAA gGAGTttctgatgatgaagatgatgatgttaaaataaatgaagacaAAGATCGTATAAATTATTCAGaaggtgaaaaaaattatataaaaggagttgaaaaaaaattaaaaaaagaacaagatgAATTGAGTAAAATTGGTTCTGGTATTGCAACTGTATTTCTTCAAGATATCGAAAAAAATCGTGAAAATTTACGACATAGAGCTGCTAATGTTGATCCAAGAAATGCATCAAGAACACCATCAGCAGCTAGAGAACCTACATACAGACTTCGTTATGAAAGTCCCGTTGGTGCTT ctCCCTCGAGAAATATTGATCATGCTCGACTTTGGGAAGATGACGACGGTGTCAGTTGTAGATCAAGCACTGGTCCAAGTTACAACg TTGTGAGCTCACTTCGGCACATCCCAAAGCCGGGATACGGTCTGGCACCGCGAAGTCACACCTTCTCGTCGACTGGCGGTTCTGTATCTGCCCTTCCT gGTGATTTTTCATTCAGTGGAGGGCTATGCGATAAAACTCACAGCACAGATTTTTCTTCCGGTAAATCAGata TTTCAACAGGCAGCATCACAGACGTGGATCGCAGGGCACTGGTATGTACATCAGCCCCGTACTACTCACGAAGAATAAGCatg aatGACGTTGGTGTTATGCCTTCATCAACGACGTACACAGGAGGTTTAGTCACAGTAGGAAGTCACGGTCATCATATGCGAAGATCACTGCCGGACATGGGTGCCGCACCAACCGAACCACCAAAGCTATATCCTTATCACTTGCTTATCATAACAAACTATAGACTGCCTGCTGATGTTGATCGTTGCAATCTCGAG cGACACTTGTCAGATGCAGAGTTTGAAGTTATTCTTCAATGTAGTCGCACTGAATTTTACCGGATGCCACAATGGCGTCGTAATGAAATAAAACGACGTGCTCGTCTCTTTTAA
- the LOC122849011 gene encoding actin-binding LIM protein 2 isoform X8: MGKTFCQSCKKKCSGEVLRVQDKYFHISCFKCAQCNSSLAQGGFFAKEGAYYCTKDYRERWGTRCAGCHEYVEGDVVTAGEKHAFHPNCFHCQRCRQPLLGQGTKVTLVQGQALCHRCVVIPVREATTPIGNKIIENNKNKNTTNKQANGETGACAGCNEKLQEGQALVALDRQWHVWCFKCQSCDSVLHGEYMGKDGVPYCEKDYQKQYGVKCAYCSRYISGKVLQAGENHHFHPTCARCTKCGDPFGDGEEMYLQGAAIWHPRCGPGPTDTNGIINGNGNGTSDIHTPQHRESEPISSSASEIQAYYPARTGSPGLILREYGRGDDISRICTYSYLTETPSQGYLRRPIQPYDKPPTSPHFHRPNSSRSIRSSGGRSSRSGMRALVDALSETRPKSPAANSQADNDEPIELAHYPDAMKPPPGAKPPIERDDFPAPPYPYTDPERRRRWSDTYKGVSDDEDDDVKINEDKDRINYSEGEKNYIKGVEKKLKKEQDELSKIGSGIATVFLQDIEKNRENLRHRAANVDPRNASRTPSAAREPTYRLRYESPVGASPSRNIDHARLWEDDDGVSCRSSTGPSYNAGRSSTRSPAPRYYSTFGNQRASTLPNAARHYQSGDFSFSGGLCDKTHSTDFSSGKSDISTGSITDVDRRALVCTSAPYYSRRISMNDVGVMPSSTTYTGGLVTVGSHGHHMRRSLPDMGAAPTEPPKLYPYHLLIITNYRLPADVDRCNLERHLSDAEFEVILQCSRTEFYRMPQWRRNEIKRRARLF; this comes from the exons atgG gtAAAACATTTTGTcaatcatgtaaaaaaaaatgtagcggTGAAGTTTTAAGAGTACAAGACAAGTACTTCCACATATCTTGTTTTAAATGTGCACAATGTAATTCAAGTCTTGCACAAGGTGGTTTTTTTGCCAAAGAAGGTGCATATTATTGTACcaag gaTTATCGTGAACGGTGGGGAACAAGATGTGCTGGATGTCATGAATATGTTGAGGGTGATGTTGTAACTGCTGGTGAAAAACATGCATTTCATCCAAATTGTTTTCATTGTCAAAGATGTAGACAACCTTTACTTGGTCAAGGAACAAAAGTAACACTTGTACAAG gtCAAGCATTGTGTCATCGTTGTGTTGTTATACCAGTACGTGAAGCAACAACACCAAttggtaataaaataattgaaaataataaaaataaaaatacaacaaataaacaagCTAATGGTGAAACTGGTGCTTGTGCTGgatgtaatgaaaaattacaagaagGACAGGCACTTGTTGCACTGGATAGACAATGGCATGTATGGTGTTTCAAGTGTCAGAGTTGTGATAGTGTACTTCATGGAGAGTACATGGGAAA AGATGGTGTACCATATTGTGAAaaagattatcaaaaacaatatGGTGTTAAATGTGCGTACTGTAGTCGTTATATTAGTGGAAAAGTACTTCAAGCTGGTgaaaatcatcattttcatccaACTTGTGCACGTTGTACAAAATGTGGTGATCCATTTGGTGATGGTGAAGAAATGTATTTACAAGGTGCTGCAATATGGCATCCAAGATGTGGTCCAGGACCAACTGATACAAATGGTATTATTAATGGTAATGGTAATGGTACATCTGATATTCATACACCACAACACAGAGAATCTGAACCAATATCAAGTAGTGCCTCAGAAATAcag GCTTATTATCCAGCACGAACTGGAAGTCCAGGTTTAATATTACGAGAATATGGCAGAGGTGATGATATATCAAGAATATGTACTTATTCATATTTAACTGAAACACCAAGTCAAGGATATTTAAGACGTCCAATTCAGCCTTATGATAAACCACCAACAAGTCCTCATTTTCATCGTCcaaatt caTCAAGATCAATTAGAAGTAGTGGTGGTCGTAGTAGTAGATCAGGAATGCGTGCTTTGGTTGATGCATTGAGTGAAACAAGACCAAAATCACCAGCAGCTAATAGTCAAGCTGATAATGATGAACCAATTGAATTGGCACATTATCCAGATGCAATGAAACCACCACCTGGTGCTAAACCACCAATTGAACGTGATGATTTTCCAGCACCACCATATCCATATACTGATCCTGAACGACGTAGGCGATGGTCAGATACATACAAA gGAGTttctgatgatgaagatgatgatgttaaaataaatgaagacaAAGATCGTATAAATTATTCAGaaggtgaaaaaaattatataaaaggagttgaaaaaaaattaaaaaaagaacaagatgAATTGAGTAAAATTGGTTCTGGTATTGCAACTGTATTTCTTCAAGATATCGAAAAAAATCGTGAAAATTTACGACATAGAGCTGCTAATGTTGATCCAAGAAATGCATCAAGAACACCATCAGCAGCTAGAGAACCTACATACAGACTTCGTTATGAAAGTCCCGTTGGTGCTT ctCCCTCGAGAAATATTGATCATGCTCGACTTTGGGAAGATGACGACGGTGTCAGTTGTAGATCAAGCACTGGTCCAAGTTACAACg CCGGAAGATCATCAACTCGTTCCCCAGCACCCAGATATTATTCAACTTTCGGTAATCAACGTGCTTCGACACTTCCAAATGCTGCTAGACACTATCAATCg gGTGATTTTTCATTCAGTGGAGGGCTATGCGATAAAACTCACAGCACAGATTTTTCTTCCGGTAAATCAGata TTTCAACAGGCAGCATCACAGACGTGGATCGCAGGGCACTGGTATGTACATCAGCCCCGTACTACTCACGAAGAATAAGCatg aatGACGTTGGTGTTATGCCTTCATCAACGACGTACACAGGAGGTTTAGTCACAGTAGGAAGTCACGGTCATCATATGCGAAGATCACTGCCGGACATGGGTGCCGCACCAACCGAACCACCAAAGCTATATCCTTATCACTTGCTTATCATAACAAACTATAGACTGCCTGCTGATGTTGATCGTTGCAATCTCGAG cGACACTTGTCAGATGCAGAGTTTGAAGTTATTCTTCAATGTAGTCGCACTGAATTTTACCGGATGCCACAATGGCGTCGTAATGAAATAAAACGACGTGCTCGTCTCTTTTAA